The window AGACCGGTTGCACCCGCTGCCTCGATGTCTGCCCGACCGGTGCCATCAGCCCGGCCGGCGATCATGTCAGCATTGACCCGATGATCTGCGCCGGATGTGGCTCCTGCGCCGTGCTCTGCCCCTCCGGCGCAATCACCTATGACGCGCCGCCAACCGATGCGCTGATGCGCCGGATCCAGACCCTGGCCAAGGCATATGCAGAGGCTGGTGGCAGCGCCCCCCGCCTGCTGGTGGTCGATCAGCACGGTGATCAGATGGTCGAGCTGGCCGCCCGCCACGGCCGCGGCCTGCCGGCGGATGTGATCCCCCTGTCGGTTGAGGCGCTCAACAGTTTTGGTCACGCCGAAGCCCTCGCCGCCCTCGCTGCCGGTTTCGCCGAGGTTTCGGTGCTGCTCTCGCCTAGGGCTGAGCGCGACGTGCAGGACCACGAGCTGGCTCTGGCCACGGCGATTGCCGGGCCCTACCTGCATCTGCTGGAGCTGAACGACCCGGACCAGCTGAGCGACCGCCTCTTTGACCGCATCGGCGCTCAGGCGCGGGTGGAAACCCCGCAGCGCCCGATGGGCACACGGCGCCAGATCACCCGTCAGGCCGCCAAGGCTCTGCTGCCCGAAGCCGAAACGCTGCCCCTGCCCGAGGGCGCCCCCTATGGCGCTGTTCTGGTCGCCGCCGACAAATGCACGCTCTGCCTCTCCTGTGTCTCGCTCTGCCCCTCCGGCGCGCTGGGGGACAACCCGGACCTGCCGCAGCTGCGCTTTCAGGAGGATGCCTGTCTGCAATGCGGTCTCTGCGCCAATGTCTGCCCGGAGGACGCGATCCGCTACGAGCCACGCCTGAACCTGACATCCGACGCGCTGTCACAGGTGGTCCTGCACGAGGAAGAACCCTTTGCCTGCGTCGAATGCGGTTCGCTCTTCGGCGTCAAATCCACTATCGACAAGATCACCGAGAAACTGGCCGGGAAACATTCGATGTTCGCCAACCCGGATGCCGCCCGGATGATCCAGATGTGTGACAATTGCCGGGTCAACGCGCAGTTCCATCAAAAGAACTCGCCCTTTGCAGGCGCGGAGCGCCCCCGTGTCCGCACCACCGAGGACTACCTCAGCAAACGCAAGGATCACTGATCCCGAAATGCCGCGATAAGATGATGACGCTACTTATGCTCCAACGGCGCCCCCAGATCCGCGGGGCTGAGCACGGCCACATAGGCGAGGATATTCTCCAGCTCGTCCAGCGTGAGTTCGACCGGAACAATCGGCGAGGGGCGTGCCTCGTCGAAGGGCGGCGTGATCTCGGCAATCTGGGTAAAGGCGGGATGCGGGTTCAGCGCGTAGAAGGCCTGAAACCGCTCCTCCCAATTGGCGAGGCTGCGCAACACATAGAACGACGGGGTCGAGCCGATACTGTTGATCCGTCCGGCCTCCTCCACCGCGTGACAGCGCCCGCAGTGGGATTTGGACAGATCGTATCCACGTCCGGCGTCGCCGTCCCATGTGGTCACAGCCACCGCGGCCTGTGCCTGCTTCGGCACCCGGAACATCTGGCGCCCCTCGGGGGCAAAGGCGGCAATCGTGCGCGCGCCCACATCAGAGGTCAGCCAGTCTGCAAAGCGCCGCGCCCCGGCGTGATCCGGCGCGATCAGCTCCAGATGCCAGACGGTCCCGTCCCCCTCCATCACGGGCTGGCCGGTCGTGCCCAGCATCATCTCGGCGACATCATTGCTGTCGACCAGTTCGATCCGCACCTGCGTCTTCAGCGAAAACCGCGGCAACAGAAACCCCAGCACCCCGGTCTCCACCAGTGGCGCAGGCGCGGCCAGTCGCAGCTTTGCCGGATCGCTCTCGGCCTGTCCGCTGGCCGGTCGCAGGATCAGCGCAAGCAGAATTATCGCCAGTATTCCCGCGTAACCGCGCAAAAGAGTACATACCCAGACCATATGAAATGCTAGGAAACCACCTACATCCCCGTCAAGAGCCGTTACAGCCGGGGCCAAAAGCCCCGCAGGCCATCAAAAACAATCAAGCCAGCTTAGACCAAGCTCGCCCCAATAAGGAGCAACCCCGGCGTGTCCCTCACTCGTGAAACTGTCCTAGAGGCGCTCAAGACCATCAAAGACCCGGTGTCCGGCAGCGATATCGTCGCCGCCGGCATCGTCCGCGCGCTCAATATCGAAGAGGGCACAGTCCGCTTTGTGCTGGAAATCGACCCGGCCAAATCCGATATCTACGCGCCCGTGCGCGATGAAGCCGACGCAAAGGTGACGGCGCTGCCCGGCGCGGGCAAGGTTTCGGCCATGCTGACCGCCCATTCCGAAAAGGCGCCGCCGGACCTGAAGCCCAAACCGGCCGCCCAGCCGCAGGGGCCGCAGAAAATTCCCGGCGTCGACCGGATCATCGCGGTTGCCTCCGGCAAGGGCGGCGTCGGCAAGTCCACGGTTTCGGCGAATATCGCCTGTGCCCTGGCCGCTCAGGGCCGCCGTGTCGGCCTGCTTGATGCTGATGTCTACGGCCCTTCGCAGCCCAGGATGCTGGGGGTCTCCGGTCGGCCCGCCAGCCCGGATGGCAAAACCATCCTGCCGATGCGCAACCACGGGGTCACCATGATGTCGATCGGCCTGATGACCAACGAGGATCAGGCGGTTGTCTGGCGCGGCCCGATGCTGATGGGGGCCCTCCAGCAGATGATGATGCAGGTGCAATGGGGCGCGCTGGACGTGCTGATCGTGGACCTGCCGCCGGGCACCGGTGATGTGCAGATGACGTTGGCGCAAAAGGCGCATGTGGACGGCGCCATCGTGGTGTCCACCCCGCAGGACGTGGCGTTGATCGACGCCCGCAAGGGCATCGACATGTTCCAGAAACTCAACGTGCCGATCATCGGCATGGTGGAAAACATGTCCACGCATATCTGCTCCAACTGCGGGCATGAGGAACATGTCTTTGGCCATGGCGGCGTTGCTGCCGAGGCTGAGAAACTGAATGTGCCGCTGCTGGCGGAGATCCCGCTGCATCTGGATG of the Phaeobacter sp. A36a-5a genome contains:
- a CDS encoding 4Fe-4S binding protein, which translates into the protein MSKQLILCDCAGTQSIDSEALSRSTGLPCSKLHSALCTDQIEQAAQAISQGDAIICCAQEHRIFEALAQEIDQPAPAFVDLRDRAGWTADTASTLPKMTALIAEATLTPPLSKTIDLHSEGLCLILGAPEVAYAAAERLQESLAVTVLLETPSDPPHSRAYDVISGQLRHARGALGQFSVTIDRLQQLDVTGRSWTWDEARDGGQSVCDIILDLRGGQPLFPAPEKRDGYLRADPKSAPAVAEATLSASQLVGTFEKPLYVRSEPLLCAHSRAEQTGCTRCLDVCPTGAISPAGDHVSIDPMICAGCGSCAVLCPSGAITYDAPPTDALMRRIQTLAKAYAEAGGSAPRLLVVDQHGDQMVELAARHGRGLPADVIPLSVEALNSFGHAEALAALAAGFAEVSVLLSPRAERDVQDHELALATAIAGPYLHLLELNDPDQLSDRLFDRIGAQARVETPQRPMGTRRQITRQAAKALLPEAETLPLPEGAPYGAVLVAADKCTLCLSCVSLCPSGALGDNPDLPQLRFQEDACLQCGLCANVCPEDAIRYEPRLNLTSDALSQVVLHEEEPFACVECGSLFGVKSTIDKITEKLAGKHSMFANPDAARMIQMCDNCRVNAQFHQKNSPFAGAERPRVRTTEDYLSKRKDH
- the apbC gene encoding iron-sulfur cluster carrier protein ApbC — its product is MSLTRETVLEALKTIKDPVSGSDIVAAGIVRALNIEEGTVRFVLEIDPAKSDIYAPVRDEADAKVTALPGAGKVSAMLTAHSEKAPPDLKPKPAAQPQGPQKIPGVDRIIAVASGKGGVGKSTVSANIACALAAQGRRVGLLDADVYGPSQPRMLGVSGRPASPDGKTILPMRNHGVTMMSIGLMTNEDQAVVWRGPMLMGALQQMMMQVQWGALDVLIVDLPPGTGDVQMTLAQKAHVDGAIVVSTPQDVALIDARKGIDMFQKLNVPIIGMVENMSTHICSNCGHEEHVFGHGGVAAEAEKLNVPLLAEIPLHLDVRVAADGGAPIAVSKPDSAQAKAFHDLAADLIAKGQA